The window GTCCCGCCGGGCGCGCGCGTGTTCCGGCTGGAGCGCCTGCGCTACGTCGAGGACGAGCCGTTCGCCGTCGAGCGCACCAACCTGTCCGTCGACCGGTTCCCCGACATCGAGCTGTTCGACTGGGAGACGCAGTCCCTGCACCGCACCCTCGAGGAACGCTGGGGCGTGCACGCGGAGTGGAACGACACGGCGATCTCGGCGGTCCTGCCCAACGCCAACGACGCGGGCCTGCTGGGCATCGAGCCGAGCCAGCCGTGCCTGATCATCGAGGGCACCCTCCACGACCAGAGCGGCGGCGTCATCGAAGCGGGCCGCTCGCTGTACCGCGCGGACCGCTACACGGTCTTCACCCAGGCGCGGCGCAGCCCGGCCTGACGAAGCAACCGGCCGCGGGCGAGGACCGGCCGGTGCCGGGCTCCCGGGCGCCGCTCCGGTCCGGCTTCCCGCTCGGTCAGGAGCGGCGCCGAGTCGCGTGATGGGCCAAAAGCAGCTTCAAACAGTGCTCCACCAGCACGTCCCCCGCGTCCGGCTCGAACAGCGTCACGTACGACTCGTACACCCCGTTGCGATGCCCCTCCGCGTCCGGCAGGTACCCCAGGTACCCGTCCGTGTAGCCGATCACCCGCGTGTGCCGGAACGGGCTGCCGCGCCGGATCCGCAACCCCAGTGACGCGAACAGCTCGAACGGCGTGTGCAGCCACGCGATCTCCCCCAGCGACACCACGCTGACCGGGACCTCCGCGCAGCCCGTCGGCCGGTCGGTGGCCGCCATCGCCGCGAGCATCGCGCAGCCCTCGTAGCGCGTCTGCGCGATGCGGACCGCCGGGTGGTCCTCGCCGTGGCCGGCCAGCTCGCGCTGCCACTCACGCTCGGCCGAGTGCCGCAGCTCCAGGCTGTCCTCGAGCGACGGCACGTCCCGGTAGGGCAGGTGCAGCGCCGAGCGCGACACCCGGATCGGGCCCGTCGCGGCCGGGGACGACGCCGCGGCCAGCGTCCGGGCGATCGACGTCGCCAGGTGGCCGCCGAGCGTGCGGACCTCGGCGTGGTCGCGGCCGCGCCGGACGAAGCGGGAGCTCGCGTCGCCTGCCGCGCCCTGCAGGAACACCGCCACCGGCTGCCCGATCAGCGCCGCCAGCTCGCGCCGCGTCGCGCCCGGCCAGTCCGCCGACCACGTCAGGTTGTCGGGCCCGAGGACGGTCGGGTGGCTGGCGTAGTCGAACAGCAGCGCGGCCGGCGAGCCGTCGTCGCGGCGCAGCTCCAGCACGCCGAACGACGTGTCGTGCGGCCCGTCGGGCCGGTAGCGGTTGCCGCCGACGGCCTCCGTCGACCCCGCGTGCCAGCGGGCCCGGACGCGGCCGCGGCACGCGCGCAACCGCAGCGCCGCGCCGGTGACCGTCTCGGCCATGCGGCCGACCAGCCCGGCGTCGCGCTGCCCCGGCAGCCCCGGGTGCAGCGGGCCGGTCCAGCCCTCGGGCCCGGAATGCGTGTGCGACGCGCAGACGAGCACCCGCGCCGGGTCGATGCCCACCGCCGCGGCGACGGCGTCGGCCAGGGTGCGGGTGAGCCCGGCGTCGACCGCGAGCGCGTCGAGCGCCACCCACAGCACGCCGGGGTCGTCCTCAGTGGACAGCCAGATCAGCGACGCCTCGAGGTCGTCGTGCGTGCCGGTCGCGACGCCGTGCCGGGCCAGGTAGCCGCCGAGCGGGTGCCCGGGCCCCGGCGTGATCCGGACGTCTTGCGCGGCGAGCAGGAGCGCGGCGGTCACCAGGTCGATTCCAGGACGTCGACGACGCCGTCGCGGCCGGCGGCGCGAGCCACCCCGGCGAGCTCGGTGACGTCGTCGGTCGTGTGCAGCAGGACTTCCAGCAGCATCGGCAGGTTGAGCCCGGAGACCAGCTGGATGCGCGGGTGCGCGGCGGCGAGCGTGCGGACGGCGTTGAACGGCGAGCCGCCGTGCAGGTCGGCCAGCACGAGCACGCCGGCGGCGGCGCCGGCCAGCGCGAGCACCCGGGCGCCGAACTCCTCCGGACTGTCGCGCGGGCTCAGCTCGCAGACCTTCAGCCGCGACTGCGGCCCGAGGATCATTTCGGCGGCTTCCCCCACGCCGGAGGGCAGCCGCCCGTGCCCGGCGAGGATGATCGGGACGGACATGGCGGTCTCCTCAACTCTTCGCCGGGGCCGACGGCGCGAACCAGCCGAGCCACCCCAGGATTACCCCGGCGACGACGACGATGCCGATGATCCAGACGGGCCGCAGCCGCGCCTTGGCCGTCAGCAGGTACACCCCGGCCGTGACGAGCACCGGCAGCAGGAACGGGACCAGCTCGTCGAGCCGGTCCTGGATCGCGACGGCCTGCGTCACCGGCTGTCCCTGGACCGTCGTGGTCTGCCGGTACGTCAGCGTGGTGACGACCTTGACGATCGACGGGATGAACCCGCCGAGCACGACGAACCCGAGCACGGTGGCCCCCTGCGCGACGCGCGCGAGCGCACCGGCGGCGAGGTGGCCGGCCAGCCGCTTCCCTTCACGGTAGGCGAACCCGAACTGCCACCGCCGCACCAGCGCGTACGGCACGAGGACCATCACCGCGGCGAAGGCGGGCCCGAGCCAGTTGCCCCGCAGCGCCCACGACGCGCCCATGGTGAAGACGATGCTGTTGTACAGCGCGAAGACGACGGTGTCGCCGATGCCGGCCATCGGCCCCATCAGCGCGACCTTCGTGCTCGCGGCCGACTTCGGCGTGCCCGCTTCTTCCAGCGCGACGCTCGAGCCGAGGATCAGCGGGCCGCCGACCAGCACCGAGGTGTTGAAGAACTGGAGGTGCCGCTGCAGGCCGGCGACGTAGTCGGCCTTCTCCGGGTAGAGCCGGCGCAGCACCGGCTCCATCGAGTACGCGAATCCGAGCGCCTGCATCCGTTCGTAGTTCCAGGAGATCTGGCTCGACCAGAAGTACCGGCGGAAGACCCGGCGCAGGTCCTGCTTGCTCAGCCGAGCGTCCACAGTGGACTCTTCGGCGCTTTCCGGGACGGCGAGCGCCGGCTCGTCGCGCTTGAGCGTCACGAACAGCATCGCGACCGCGACGCCGACCAGCGCGATGCCCAGCAGCGGCAGGTGGAGGTAGGCGAACGCGACGAATCCGATCAGCAGCAGGTACCAGTACCGCGTCAGCTCCATCATGCCGAGCAGCAGGGCGAACCCGACGGCGGGCAGCAGCGACCCGGCGAGCGTCATGCCCTGCACGAACCCGGCGGGGATGCTCGTGGTGATGTCCTTGACCAGGCCGCCGGACGCGGCGAGCGCGGCGAGGAACGTCGGGATCGCGCGCACCGCCACCCACGGCACCAGGCTGACCCAGTGGATCATCGCGAGACCGCGCGCGTTGCCGTCGGCGGCGTAGCCGTCGGCCCGGTGGACCAGCGCGGTGGTGATGATCTTGCCGACCGGGTCGAGCGCGGCCAGCAGGATCGCGGCCGGCAGCCCGACGCCGATCCCGATCGCGGCCTGCGCGGACGCGTCGCCGGCGGCGCCCGCGGCGAGCGCGGTGCCGACGATCGCGCCGGTCTGGTAGTCCGGGATGGTCGCGCCGCCGTAGGTGTAGACGCCGAGCGACGCGAGCTCCAGCGTCGCGCCGACGAGCAGGCCGAGCAGCGGGTGGCCGACGATCAGCCCGGCCACCGAGCCGGCGATGAGCGGGCGCTGGGCGTAGATCAGGAACGGGCCGAGCCCGTCGTAGGTGCAGTAGATCGCCCACAGAGTCAGGGCCAACGCGACGAGCATGCGGGGCTAGAGCCCTTTCCGGTCGAGCAACGGGACGAATTCGGCCGCCTTGTCGTGCGGCATCAGCTGCGTGACCAGCGGGACGCCCGCCGCGGCGAGCTTGCGGTAGGCGTCGGCCTCGTCCGCGGTGACCGCGATCGAGCGGGTGACCATGGTGTAGGCGGTGCCGGGCCGCGGCGCGACGTTCCCGACGTTGACCCGTTCCGGGCGGAGCCCGCCCTCGACCAGGCGAAAAGCGTCCTCGGGGTGCTTGGCGACGATCATGACGTCCGCGTCGACGGTGGTTTCGAGCGTCTCGGCGACGGTGAGGACCTCGGTGGGCAGGCCCCGGGCGGCCTGCGGGAGCAGCATCCGCTGCAGCTCGTCGGCGGCGACCTCGTCGTTGCAGACGAGCAGCCGGCGGACGCCGAGCCGCCGGGTCCAGGCGACGGTGACCTGTCCGTGGATGAGCCGGTTGTCGATCCGGACGTGTGCCCCCGCCATGTTTCTCCTCCCGGCCGGCAGCACCCATCCTGGTTCGTACCAGTATCTGTGTCAACACTGCCCGTGACCGGTACCCGAACGACGGCTTCGCGCGGCCGACGGAAGGACCCCTCAGACCTTCCGTCGGCCCGCGAGCGCGAAGCCCCCCTCGGTTTCCCCGGACCCTCCCATAAAGGTATATACCAGTATGGACGTCCCAGATCGACTGTCAAGACCTGTGCCGATGATCGGCGCGAAGATCATTTTCAATCGGTCGCTCGAAATACTGGTGGGCGATTCACTCCAAGCCGGCCATTCTGGTCAGTGACAGTCCGCTCACTCCTTGCCTATCATATCCATTGGTCTAGACCGCATGCCTCGACGCGCCCTCGTGGCCGGAAAAGAAGGCGCAACCTGCTCGCGCCGGCGTCGTTAACCGATTCGTCAGTTCAGGGAGGAAAAGCATGCCGGCCGTCACATCGAACATCGTCCCGCTCCGGCACGCGCGTCCGGGCGTGGTCGCGTACGTGAAGAGCCCGGCGGAGTGGTTCGTCTCGAACTGCGGCTGGATCCAGGGCAGCGAAGGCGTCGTGCTGGTCGACACCTGCGGCACCGAGCAGGCGACGTGCGAGCTGATGCGCGACGTCCGCAAGTACGCGGGCGAGCAGGAGCTGACCGTCGTCGTCACGCACGCGCACGGCGAGCACCACAACGGCGTCGGCGTCGCGCTGCGCGACGGCGGGACGGCGCTGGCCGCGCCGCGCAGCGTCGACCTCGTCAAGGCCGGGCCGCAGACCTACGGCAACGTCTTCACCTACACCCAGTGGGGCGTGCTCGAGCCGCCGGAGCCGGCCGCGGTCCAGGCGGTGACCGGCTGGCGCCGCCTCGAACTCGGCGACGCGGTCGCCGACGTCGTGGCCGTGCCGGGCGTCGCGCACACCGCGGGCGACCTGGTGGTGCACGAGCCGCGCTCGGGCACGCTGTTCACCGGCGACCTGGTGTCCATCGGCGACACGCCGCTGGCCGTGCACGGCTCGATCCCGGGCTGGCTCGACGCGCTCGACTGGCTGCAGGACACGTTCCGCCCGCGGACCGTCGTCCCCGGCCACGGCCCGGTGGCGACCCCGGGCCACAGCGCCCTGCACGCGATGCGCGTCTACCTGGAGTGGCTGCTCGAGGTGACCGAACGCCAGACGGACTTCACGAAGCTGGCGACCCAGGCGTCGCTGCGCTGGCCGACGTGGCGCAACCCGGAGCGGCACATCGGCAACCTGATGCGCGCGTACGCCGACCAGCACGGCCGCAAGCTCGATGTCGACCTGGCGATCGACGCGGTCCTCGCGGCCGCGGGCGGCCGGATCGACCTCGACTGCCTGCTCGGCGGGGAACCGGTCCGCCGCATCTCCTGACCCGCTCAGAGGCGCACCACTTCCGGCGCCACCGGCGTGTCCCCCAGCCACGGGCACGCCGGGACGCCGGTGCTTTCCGGCACCGGCACCGCCGTGCCCACCCGCACGAGGACCACCGGCTGCCCGCAGGCGGCCAGGTCCAGCACCAGCAACGGTATGACGAGCAGTATCTTCCGGATCCGCATTCGGCTCACCCCGGTGTTGTCGCCACGCTCCCACTCCGGCACACGGCGGCCACGGTGCGGTGGTTCAGCGCGAACGGGTGTATTTCCCGGCCGGTCCGTGGCTCGGTTGAACGGGCGCGACCGGAAGGATTCCCCCGATGGAGTACCGGCTCTTGGCTAGGCTGAGCGGGCCGATCGGAGGTGCGGTGGACACCACGACCCTGCTCGAAACGGCCGCCCACGGCGACCAGGCGGCCTGGGACGCCCTGGTGGACCGGTACGCGAGCCTGCTGTGGGCGATCGCCCGCGGCCACCGGCTCGCCGACGCCGACGCGGCCGACGTCGTCCAGACGACGTGGCTGAAGCTCGTCGAAAACCTCGGCCGGATCAAGGACCCGGACCGCCTGCCCGGCTGGCTCGCGACGACCGCGCGGCACGAGTGCCTCCGCGTGATCCGCCGAGCCGGCCGCGAACGGCCGGCCGACGAACGCGACTGGCAGGACGAGCCGGCCGACGGCCGCGGCGTCGACGCTGCTCTGCTGCTCGACGAGCGCAACGCGACGCTGTGGCGTGCGCTGGCCACGCTGTCGGAGCAGTGCCGCCGGCTGCTGCGGGTGCTGATGGCCACGCCCCCGCCGTCGTACGCGGAGGTGGCGGACGCGCTCGACATGCCGGTCGGCAGCATCGGCCCGACGCGGCAGCGCTGCCTGGCCCGGCTGCGCGAGCGAGCCGGCGCCGCGGGGCTCGGAACGGAGGACCGGACGTGACCGACGACGAACTCCTGGAAGAGCTGCGCGCGGCCGCCGCGCAGGCGGACCCGGTGCCGGACCTCGTGCTGCGCCAGGCCCGCGCGGCGCTCGCCACCCGCGACCTCGACGCGGAGCTGGCCGAGCTGGGATCCGACTCCGACCTGGCGACGGCCGGCGCGGTCCGCGGCGGCGACGTCCGGCTGCTGTCGTTCGAGTCCCCGCGGGTGTCGGTGGAGCTGCAGGCCGAGTACGAAGAGGGCCGGGTGACGCTGCGTGGCCTGGTGACGGGCGCGACCGGCGACGCGGTGATCGAGGCGGCGGGCGAAACCCGCGTGCGCCTGATCGACCCGGACGGCTGGTTCACCGCGACGGACCTCCCCCGCGGCGCGACCCGCGTGAAGGTCACGGCCACCGACGGCACAACGGTCACCACCGGCTGGACCAGCCTCTAACCGCAACCCACGTGATCCAAGCCGTAACCGACGTGATCCAAGCCGGAACTCGCGTGATTCGGGGCGGAACTCGTGGTTCCGGGCTCAATCACGCCAGATCCGGGCCCAGTCACGCGAGTTACGGGTCCAATCACGTGAAATCCGGGTCCGGTCACGCGGGATCCGGCTTCCATCACGCGGACCCAGCACCGGCGCGGTCATCATGGATTCGTGCGGATCACGGCCTGGTGGCGGGGGATCAGCCCGCGGCGGCGCCTGCTGATGGGCGGGGTCGCCGTCGTCGTGGTGGCCGTGCTCGTCGCCGCCGTCCTCGCGACCTCGGGGACCAGCGCCGCGCCGCAGGCCGGGACGCCCGATCAGGACAAGCCCGGCCCGGTCCTGCTCGTGCCCGGCTACGGCGGTGGCCAGGGCGCGCTCAACGAGCTGGCCGCCCACATCCGGCAGGCCACCGGGCGCAGCACCGAAGTCCTCACCCTGGCCGGCGACGGCACCGGTGACCTGGTCGAACAGGCCGGCGTCCTCGCCGAAGCCGTCGAGAACGCGTACGCGCGCGGAGCGCCTTCGGTGGACGTCATCGGCTACTCCGCCGGCGGCGTCGTGGCCCGGCTGTGGGTCAGCCGCGACGGCGGTGACCACCAGGCCCGCCGCGTGATCACGCTCGGCGCGCCGATGCACGGCACCGGCCTCGCCGCGGCCGGCGGCGCGCTCGTCCCGGGCGCCTGCCCGGCCGCGTGCGTGCAGCTGGCGCCCGGCAGCACGCTGATGCAGGAGCTGGCGAAGGAACCGATCCCGGCGACCCTGCCATGGCTGTCGGTGTGGACCGAACGGGACGAGACGGTCACCCCACCGGAGTCGGCCCGGCTCGACGGCGCCGTCAACGTCGCCCTCCAGCAGGTCTGCCCCGGCAACCAGGCCGGCCACGGCGACCTGCCGACCGACCCCGCCGTCACCGAAATCGTCCTCCAGGCGCTCGGCACGAACCCGCTCGAAGCCCCGGCCGAGTGCCTCAGCTCGTGACGTCCTTGGTCGCGAAGTTCGCCCACGCGGCCCCGAAGAACACGACGATGTAGCCCGCCTGCAGCAGCAGGCCGTGGTCGATGTTGCGCCACAGCACGGGATCCCGGAAGAAGTCGATCCACGACAGCCAGTAGTGCGTCGGCAGGTAGGGCTTCACGGACGCGGCCGCGTCCAGCGTCTCCAGCACCGAGCTGGTGATCAGCACGGCCAGCCCGCCCAGCGCGGCCCCCAGCGCCGAGTCCGTGACCGTCGACAGGAAGACCGTGATCGCGGCGAACCCGAGCATCGACACGACGATGTAGGAAACCGCGCCCAGCAGCCGCAGGCCGAGCCCGGACGAGCTGAGCGACTGCCCCGACAACGACGTCACGCCGGTCGGCTGCCCGCCCGGCCCGGCGACGCCCGGCGTCCCGCCGGTGCCGAACAGGATCACCCCGAGCACCAGCGACGTCAGCACGACGATCACGATCGCCGCGGTGACGTACACGGCCAGCGCGATCATTTTCGCGCCCAGCAACCGTGTCCGGCCGACCGGCCGCACCAGCAGGTACCGCAGCGTGCCGCCGGACGCCTCCCCGGCGATCGAGTCGCCCGCGACCACCGCGACGGCGATC of the Amycolatopsis sp. NBC_01488 genome contains:
- a CDS encoding RNA polymerase sigma factor; amino-acid sequence: MDTTTLLETAAHGDQAAWDALVDRYASLLWAIARGHRLADADAADVVQTTWLKLVENLGRIKDPDRLPGWLATTARHECLRVIRRAGRERPADERDWQDEPADGRGVDAALLLDERNATLWRALATLSEQCRRLLRVLMATPPPSYAEVADALDMPVGSIGPTRQRCLARLRERAGAAGLGTEDRT
- a CDS encoding PTS system mannose/fructose/N-acetylgalactosamine-transporter subunit IIB: MAGAHVRIDNRLIHGQVTVAWTRRLGVRRLLVCNDEVAADELQRMLLPQAARGLPTEVLTVAETLETTVDADVMIVAKHPEDAFRLVEGGLRPERVNVGNVAPRPGTAYTMVTRSIAVTADEADAYRKLAAAGVPLVTQLMPHDKAAEFVPLLDRKGL
- a CDS encoding PTS system mannose/fructose/sorbose family transporter subunit IID; this translates as MALTLWAIYCTYDGLGPFLIYAQRPLIAGSVAGLIVGHPLLGLLVGATLELASLGVYTYGGATIPDYQTGAIVGTALAAGAAGDASAQAAIGIGVGLPAAILLAALDPVGKIITTALVHRADGYAADGNARGLAMIHWVSLVPWVAVRAIPTFLAALAASGGLVKDITTSIPAGFVQGMTLAGSLLPAVGFALLLGMMELTRYWYLLLIGFVAFAYLHLPLLGIALVGVAVAMLFVTLKRDEPALAVPESAEESTVDARLSKQDLRRVFRRYFWSSQISWNYERMQALGFAYSMEPVLRRLYPEKADYVAGLQRHLQFFNTSVLVGGPLILGSSVALEEAGTPKSAASTKVALMGPMAGIGDTVVFALYNSIVFTMGASWALRGNWLGPAFAAVMVLVPYALVRRWQFGFAYREGKRLAGHLAAGALARVAQGATVLGFVVLGGFIPSIVKVVTTLTYRQTTTVQGQPVTQAVAIQDRLDELVPFLLPVLVTAGVYLLTAKARLRPVWIIGIVVVAGVILGWLGWFAPSAPAKS
- a CDS encoding esterase/lipase family protein, which produces MRITAWWRGISPRRRLLMGGVAVVVVAVLVAAVLATSGTSAAPQAGTPDQDKPGPVLLVPGYGGGQGALNELAAHIRQATGRSTEVLTLAGDGTGDLVEQAGVLAEAVENAYARGAPSVDVIGYSAGGVVARLWVSRDGGDHQARRVITLGAPMHGTGLAAAGGALVPGACPAACVQLAPGSTLMQELAKEPIPATLPWLSVWTERDETVTPPESARLDGAVNVALQQVCPGNQAGHGDLPTDPAVTEIVLQALGTNPLEAPAECLSS
- a CDS encoding ABC transporter permease, yielding MIAVELKKLALRPRVWVSVVLLCLLPAIVGVFLATADFAPPPGQGGAFLSAVVSDGALFPAAALALVLPLFLPIAVAVVAGDSIAGEASGGTLRYLLVRPVGRTRLLGAKMIALAVYVTAAIVIVVLTSLVLGVILFGTGGTPGVAGPGGQPTGVTSLSGQSLSSSGLGLRLLGAVSYIVVSMLGFAAITVFLSTVTDSALGAALGGLAVLITSSVLETLDAAASVKPYLPTHYWLSWIDFFRDPVLWRNIDHGLLLQAGYIVVFFGAAWANFATKDVTS
- a CDS encoding PTS sugar transporter subunit IIA, whose amino-acid sequence is MSVPIILAGHGRLPSGVGEAAEMILGPQSRLKVCELSPRDSPEEFGARVLALAGAAAGVLVLADLHGGSPFNAVRTLAAAHPRIQLVSGLNLPMLLEVLLHTTDDVTELAGVARAAGRDGVVDVLESTW
- a CDS encoding MBL fold metallo-hydrolase — translated: MPAVTSNIVPLRHARPGVVAYVKSPAEWFVSNCGWIQGSEGVVLVDTCGTEQATCELMRDVRKYAGEQELTVVVTHAHGEHHNGVGVALRDGGTALAAPRSVDLVKAGPQTYGNVFTYTQWGVLEPPEPAAVQAVTGWRRLELGDAVADVVAVPGVAHTAGDLVVHEPRSGTLFTGDLVSIGDTPLAVHGSIPGWLDALDWLQDTFRPRTVVPGHGPVATPGHSALHAMRVYLEWLLEVTERQTDFTKLATQASLRWPTWRNPERHIGNLMRAYADQHGRKLDVDLAIDAVLAAAGGRIDLDCLLGGEPVRRIS